CAAAAAGCTCAAGGACCTCGAGGCCGGCTCGGAAGACGGGGGCGGCTTCGCGAACTACACGAAGAAAGAGCAGCTCATGATGACCCGCGAGCGCGACAAGCTTGCGAAGAACCTCTCGGGCATCAAGAACATGGGCCGCCTCCCGGGCCTCCTCTTCGTCGTCGACTCCAAGAAGGAGCACATCGCGGTCGAGGAAGCGCGCAAGCTCGGCATTCCGGTCGTCGCGATCGTCGACACCAACGCGGACCCGGACCTTATCACCGTCCCGATCGCCGGGAACGACGACGCGATCCGCTCCGTCGAGTTGATCACGCGCACCGTCGCCGACACGATCGCCGAGGCCCGCCGCGAGACGCCGCAGCGTCAGCCGGACGAGGAGGCGCAGGAGAGCTACACCTACTCGTCGGAGCGCGGCAGCGAGCGCGCGGACCGTGGCGACCGCGGCCCGCGCGGTGGGGCCGGCGGCCCCGGTGCGCCCGGGGGCGGCGGTGAGGGTGCCGGCCCGGGCGGCGACCGTACGCGCCGCCCGCGTCGTCGGCGCGCCCGTCCCGACGCGATCGCGGCGGCTCGCCGCCCTGGCGCCGGCACGGACGGCGGCGACGCGAGCGACACGGGTACGGACGCCGACGCCCCGGTCCGCGACAGCACCAACACGGGCGAGGGCTGAGCACGCCGGGCGCCGCCTCGCGGCGCGCCGGCCCCCGTTCGCCCCCGCTAGATTCGATACGCCGCCGGCCCGTGCCGGCGGCGTTTCCACGACAGCCCCGCGTCGGTGCGGCCTGGGAGAATTCCCACCCCGTCCGCGACGCGTCCGGAGATACAGGTCATGAGCACTGCCACCTTCACCGCGAAAGACGTCCAGGAGCTGCGCCAGCGCACCGGCGCCGGCATGATGGACTGCAAGAAGGCCCTCGAAGAGAACCAGGGCAACATGGAGGCGTCGGTCGATTACCTCCGCAAGAAGGGGATCGCCAAGGCCGAGAAGCGCGCGGGGAAAAGCACGAGCGAGGGCGTCATCCGCGCCGAGATCTCGCCCGACGGCTCGACGGGCGTGCTCGTCGAGATCAACTGCGAAACCGATTTTGTCGCGCGCAACGACGATTTCCAGGCGATCGCGAAGACGGTCGCCGACCAAGCGCTCGCAAGTCCGTCGGCGACCGACGCGGCCGGCCTGCTCTCGTCCACGCTCGGCGGCGGCCAGAGCGTCGAAGAGTACGTGAAGGAGAGTTCGGCGAAGATGGGCGAGGCGGTGAACGTGCGGCGCGTCGCGCGCTACGCCGCGCCCCAGGGCGTCGTCGGCTCGTACGTGCACTTCAACGGGAAGATCGGCGTCCTCGTCGAGGTCCAGGCGGCGAACGGCGGCAAGGACGAGGCGCTCACGACGCTCGCGAAGACGCTCGCCGAGCACGTCGCGGCCGCGGCCCCGGTCGGCATCGACCGCGACACCGTCCCCGCGGAGGTCGTCGAGCGCGAGCGGGCGATCTTCGTCGACCAGGTGCGCGCGAGCGGCAAGCCGGAGGCGATGATCG
This is a stretch of genomic DNA from Gemmatimonadetes bacterium T265. It encodes these proteins:
- the tsf gene encoding elongation factor Ts; protein product: MSTATFTAKDVQELRQRTGAGMMDCKKALEENQGNMEASVDYLRKKGIAKAEKRAGKSTSEGVIRAEISPDGSTGVLVEINCETDFVARNDDFQAIAKTVADQALASPSATDAAGLLSSTLGGGQSVEEYVKESSAKMGEAVNVRRVARYAAPQGVVGSYVHFNGKIGVLVEVQAANGGKDEALTTLAKTLAEHVAAAAPVGIDRDTVPAEVVERERAIFVDQVRASGKPEAMIDKIVTGKIEAYYKDVALLHQAWIREPKTSIQQVVDQTAKQVGAPVTVKRFTRFQLGQE